In one Thermanaerovibrio velox DSM 12556 genomic region, the following are encoded:
- a CDS encoding FCD domain-containing protein, with amino-acid sequence MDRSLAVELKVLMIVRDSPVPMGAGAIKRELERRGVFLSEATVGRLLSDLEVRGMLRKDRNKGRHLTELGLNRLALLERNSLSSAMAMDLVDSILSREGERILELLEARRAVEQEVARLAALRGTPDQIRALWTSVECMEEAVRMGNPVWEEDSRFHRMLAMASGNRLLVSVVELLRQNPFEARELEMVRRKAGRLSNSDHRSIMEAVSNHDPDEAEMAMRRHIDNLVADCRALIGASQPSRRVEETVPDPWGRGFGNDR; translated from the coding sequence ATGGATAGGTCTTTGGCCGTGGAGCTCAAGGTTTTGATGATCGTGCGGGACTCACCGGTTCCCATGGGAGCTGGGGCCATAAAGCGGGAGTTGGAGAGGCGTGGGGTCTTCCTGTCCGAGGCCACGGTTGGACGGCTGCTTTCGGACCTTGAAGTGAGGGGGATGCTCCGTAAGGACAGGAACAAGGGGCGTCACCTGACGGAGCTTGGGCTCAACCGTCTTGCCCTTCTGGAGAGAAACAGCCTGAGCAGCGCCATGGCCATGGACCTGGTGGACTCGATCCTGTCCCGGGAGGGGGAGCGGATCCTGGAGCTTCTTGAGGCCCGGAGGGCGGTGGAGCAGGAGGTGGCCCGTCTTGCGGCCCTGAGGGGCACACCGGATCAGATAAGGGCCCTGTGGACCTCGGTGGAGTGCATGGAGGAGGCGGTCCGCATGGGGAACCCCGTGTGGGAGGAGGACTCCAGGTTCCACCGGATGCTGGCCATGGCGTCGGGGAACCGTCTTTTGGTCTCCGTGGTGGAGCTTCTCCGCCAGAACCCCTTTGAGGCCAGGGAGCTCGAGATGGTGCGCCGCAAGGCGGGAAGGCTCTCCAACTCGGACCACCGGTCCATAATGGAGGCGGTGTCAAACCACGACCCCGACGAAGCGGAGATGGCCATGCGCCGCCACATAGACAACCTGGTGGCGGACTGCAGGGCCCTCATAGGGGCAAGCCAGCCGAGCAGGAGGGTTGAAGAAACGGTCCCTGACCCTTGGGGCCGTGGTTTCGGCAATGATAGATAA
- a CDS encoding ABC transporter substrate-binding protein, whose translation MRILRGLAGALLALGITASCAMAGGEIKIGHSVSLTGGASMWGQSERLALELLVKKINAQGGVMGKKLKLISYDNRNDPVESVNVARRLLDEGAVAIIGPAQSGNAIATAPVVERAKVPMVVTTATNPYVTVDKRTGKTRKFVFRPCFIDPFQGTVAARFAYRDLKARSAAVLYDVGSDYGQWLAKYFEDAFAKEGGKVVAKEAFRTEELDYRAQLGKIKQLNPDVIFIPTSQKEAAMAAKQARDLGIKARLLGTDNWGSPDLIDLGGSAVHGSYFVNLTDLSDPDIVGFVKEYRKAYGADPVLPNPVMAQDALLLLVNAMKTSKSLDGEALAKVMESTKGLKVTSGVLTIDPKTHDPLDKPAVIQKVDVKAKAFVFVKKFDPRQR comes from the coding sequence TTGAGGATTCTAAGGGGTCTTGCGGGCGCTTTGTTGGCCTTGGGGATTACGGCCTCCTGTGCCATGGCGGGAGGGGAGATAAAGATAGGCCACTCGGTTTCCCTCACGGGGGGGGCTTCCATGTGGGGACAGTCGGAGAGGCTGGCCCTTGAGCTCTTGGTGAAGAAGATAAACGCCCAAGGTGGAGTCATGGGCAAGAAGTTGAAGCTTATAAGCTATGACAACCGTAACGACCCGGTGGAGTCGGTCAACGTGGCCCGGCGGCTTCTGGACGAGGGAGCGGTGGCCATAATAGGTCCCGCCCAGAGCGGCAACGCCATCGCCACCGCTCCGGTGGTGGAGAGGGCCAAGGTGCCCATGGTGGTCACCACCGCCACCAACCCATACGTCACGGTGGACAAGAGGACCGGCAAGACCCGGAAGTTCGTCTTCCGTCCCTGTTTCATAGACCCCTTCCAGGGCACCGTGGCGGCGCGCTTCGCCTACCGGGACCTTAAGGCCAGAAGTGCCGCGGTGCTATACGACGTGGGTTCCGATTACGGCCAGTGGCTTGCCAAGTACTTCGAGGACGCCTTCGCCAAGGAGGGGGGCAAGGTGGTGGCCAAGGAGGCCTTCAGGACCGAAGAGCTGGATTACCGGGCCCAGCTCGGCAAGATAAAGCAGCTTAATCCGGACGTGATCTTCATCCCCACCAGCCAGAAGGAGGCCGCCATGGCGGCAAAGCAGGCTCGGGACCTCGGCATAAAGGCCCGGCTCCTTGGCACCGACAACTGGGGAAGCCCGGACCTCATCGACCTTGGGGGCAGCGCCGTCCACGGGAGCTACTTCGTGAACCTCACGGATCTCTCCGACCCGGACATAGTGGGCTTCGTCAAGGAGTACAGGAAGGCCTACGGGGCGGATCCGGTGCTGCCCAACCCCGTGATGGCCCAGGACGCCTTGCTCTTGTTGGTGAACGCCATGAAGACCTCCAAGAGCCTGGACGGCGAGGCCCTGGCCAAGGTCATGGAGTCTACAAAGGGCCTCAAGGTCACCAGCGGGGTCTTGACCATAGACCCCAAGACCCACGATCCGCTGGACAAGCCGGCGGTGATCCAGAAGGTGGATGTTAAGGCAAAGGCCTTCGTGTTCGTGAAGAAGTTCGACCCCCGCCAGCGCTGA